One Candidatus Rokuibacteriota bacterium DNA window includes the following coding sequences:
- a CDS encoding type II toxin-antitoxin system RelE/ParE family toxin, with product MRITFYETAGGRRPVEEYLRSLERPERARAAEGLQNIQRFGFEAVGVQFRQIRGKLWEIRIQTGEAHRFFYVMASREEMVLLHAYRKKTQKAPSREIATAERRLKEVLHGAED from the coding sequence GTGCGGATCACGTTCTACGAGACCGCAGGCGGGCGGCGGCCAGTCGAGGAATACCTGCGAAGCCTCGAGAGACCGGAACGAGCACGGGCCGCCGAGGGGCTTCAGAACATCCAGCGGTTCGGATTTGAGGCCGTGGGGGTGCAGTTCCGCCAAATCAGGGGGAAGCTCTGGGAGATTCGAATTCAGACCGGCGAGGCCCATCGGTTTTTCTACGTGATGGCGTCGCGTGAAGAGATGGTGCTTCTCCATGCCTACCGCAAGAAGACCCAGAAGGCCCCGAGCCGGGAGATCGCGACCGCCGAAAGGCGGCTGAAGGAGGTGCTTCATGGAGCCGAAGACTAA